The window TGTCGTACAGCGCGTCTTCCAGTGCCTCGTCGGCCAGCGTGTACCACTGCTGCAGGAAGTACATGCGCAGCATCCGCGGCACGCCAATCGGCGGTCGGCCCACCTTGCCGCTCTTCGGGTAGTGCGGCTCGATCAGCGCCTCAAGCCGCGCCCACGGAACCACCACGTTCATCTCGGCCAGGAAGCGCTCCCGGCGCGTCTGGCGCTTCTTGCCGGCGTACTCGGCAGTGGCAAAACTCGTCTGCTTCATGGCAGCATCATCGCCGCTGAATTCGCCGCACGCCATCGTGGCCTGCACGGATAAATCAGTGCTTCCCTTCTGGATGTCCGGTGCGGTTCCTCGCGGCGCCGAATTGCAACAGGCGATCGTGCAGTTCGTTTCCAAGCAGTTGAAGTAACCCACACACCAACAGGCCTCCTGAATGAACACCTATGCCGTTCTCTGGACCTACACCGCCGATGCGGAGAAGGTCGCCCGCCACAAAGACAGCCACATGCAGTACATCAAAAGCCTGGCAGCGGGAGGCGCAATTGTCGAAGGGGGAGCCTGGCGTGACGGCTCGGGCGCATTGATCATCTTCCGCGCCAGTGATCGCGAACAGATCAGGGGCTACCTGGACGCCGATCCATTCACGACCGAAGGCGTGATCGTCGCAACTCAGATCCACGAATGGGTCGCGGCGATCGGGCCGATCGCCAGGATCTGACCAGCCTGAAGACCCTCGAGGCCAAGAGGCTCACCGAGCGCGCTTGCCGCTTCAGGCCATGAGGGCCGTCGTGCTCGACGACGCCGAACGCTGCGTGCGCGACGGCACCGTCGATGATGCCGGCAGCCGATCGCCACCCTTCTCGGGCGCACTCGCCAAGGCGAGATGACCCGCCGCAGTTCCATCGGTGATGCAGTTCCCGAGCGTCAGAAGACGCTTCCGGTTCCACATAGTTCGTTCCCGATGCTTGCATCGCGCCGCGCAAGCCCTAGACTGCGAAAACGCCACCCCACCCAGCCAGCAGTTGACCGAGGCGCGGTGCCGACACCATGCGTGATCGCCCCACCGCCGCCTCCACGAGGTTCGAACTGCTCGCTCAGGAACTCGAGCAGCAGATCGCTGCCGGCGTGCTGCGCGCGGGGGACCGCTTGCCCTCCGTGCGCCAGACCTGTGCCAGTCGGGGCTTGAGCCCCAGCACCGTATTCCAGGCCTACTACCTGCTCGAGTCCCGCGGCCTCGTCCGCGCAGCGCCACGCTCGGGCTACTTCGTCACCGCGCGCGCCGACGGTGTACTGCTCTCCGAACCGAAAACCTCGGAGCCCCAGTCCGGATCGCAGCCCGTCGAAGTCAACGACCTGATCTACGCCTGCCTGGGTGCCGCGCGCGCGCGCGATATCGTGCCCTTCGGTTCGGCGTTCCCGAGTCCCGTCCTGTTCCCTCTCGATCGACTGCGCCGCGCGCTGGTCTCGAGCACACGGCGGCTCGAGCCCTGGAGCATGGTCGAGGACCTGCCGCCGGGCAACCTGCGTCTCAAGCGGGAGATCGCCAAGCTCTACCTGCGCCAGGGCATGAACGTGGCCACCGACGAGATCGTGCTGACCCACGGTGCGATGGAGGCGCTGAACCTCTGTCTCAACGCCGTGACACGGCCGGGTGATGCGGTGGTGGTCGAGTCGCCGACCTTCTACATGGCGCTGCAGGCCCTGCAGCGCCTGGGCCTGCGAGCCATCGAGGTACCGACCCATTGCCGCGAGGGCATCGATCTCGGCCGCCTGGCGCAGGTGATCGAGCTCTACCGCCCAAACGCCTGCTGGTTGATGACGAGCTTCCAGAACCCGCTCGGCAGCCTGATGCCCGAGGCGAAGAAGCGCGATCTTGTCGAACTGCTCGCCCGCCACGACGTGCCGCTGATCGAAGACGACGTCTACTCGGAGCTCTACGAAGGCCCCGCGGCGCCGCTGCCGGCCAAGGCCTACGACCGCCGCGGCCTGGTGCTGCACTGCTCGTCGTTCTCGAAGTGTCTGGCGCCGGGCTACCGCGTCGGCTGGGCCGCGCCCGGCCGGCTGGCACGCGAGGTCGAACGGCTGAAGCTGATGACGAGCCTGTCGGGGTCGATTCCGGTGCAGGCGGCGCTGGCCGAGTACCTGCAGGAGGGCGGGTACGACCGCCACCTGCGCGGCTTGCGCCAGTCTCTGCTCACGCAGCGCAACAGCCTGTTCGACGCCGTCAACCGGCACTTTCCTGACGGGACGCGGGTGGTGCGGCCGGCCGGCGGCTACTTCGTGTGGGTCGAATTGCCCGTCGGCGTCGACGCGATGGCCCTGCACCGCGCCGCGCTGGCACAACACATCAGCCTGGCCCCGGGGCCGATGTTCTCGGCGCGCGCCGAGTTCCAGCACCACATCCGGCTGACCTGCGGCCAGCTCTGGGACGAGGCGCTCGAGCGCGCCATGCGCACGCTGGCGCGGTTGGTCGATGACGCAGTGCGCGCCGTCGCCGCTGAACCCGCATCGGTCTGATCCGGTCGCCGGAGGCCGCAACTGCTCACGCCGTCGGCGCAGGCCGCCGGGCAGAGTGCGGGCATGTCGAAACCCATGCTGATCTGCGTATGCCGCACCGCGATGCCGCACTGACGCTCGTGGCGGCCAGCCCGACGCCGCCAGGCCCGGAATACGCGTTGCGCGAAGTGCTTGACCGGCTGGGCCCCTCGGTGTTCGCGGGCCTGCTCGACGCCGATGGCGTGCTGCGTTATGCCAACCAGGCGGCGTTGCAGGCCATCGGCGCCACGCCGGAGCAGGTGCTCGGCCTGCGCTTCGAGACCACCCCCTGGTGGCAGGGCTGCAAGTTGTCGCAACGGCGGCTGCAGCAGGCGCTGGCCAGCGCATCGCGCGGCGAGGCATCCCGTTTCGACGTGCGCCTCGCCATCCGCGGCGACACGCTGGCCATGGACTTTTCGCTGCTGCCGCTGTACGGGCCCGACGGACGCGTGGCCTGGCTGATCCCTTCCGCGCATGACGTGAGCGAACGCGAGCGGGCACGGCGCCAGTTGCGCCTGACGCGCCATGCCGTCGAACAGGCCCACGACGCGCTGTTCCTGGTCGGGCCCGACGGTGCCTATCGCGATGCCAATGCAGCGGCTTGCCGGCTGCTGGGCCTCACGCGCAAGCAGCTGCTGCGCCTGCGGGTGCACGACATAGACACCCAGGTCAACGAGACCTCCTGGCCACAGCGCTGGCACGAGATGTGCGAACGCGGTTCGTCTCGTTTCGAGACCAATGTTCGCCATCACGATGGCCATGAGATTCCTGTCGATGTCTCCGTCAGCCTGGTGACCAGCGACGGGGAGACTTTCGCCCACGTCTGCGTCGACGACCTGCGCGATCGACGTGCCGCAGAGCGGCGCATCCAGCAGTTGCTGCAGTTCGACGAGCTGACCGGTTTGCCGAACCGCCAGCGGCTCTTCGAGCACCTGGGGGCCACCCTGCAGACCAGCGCCACAACCGCGGTGCTGGTGCTGGAGCTCGACCGCTTCAAGCGCATCAACGACGGCCTCGGCCCCCAGATCGGCGACGCCGTGCTGCGCGAAGTGGCCGGGCGCATCGCCGCCACCGTGCGCAGCGTCGACCTGGTGGCGCGCCGCGGCGGCGACGAGTTCGTGATCGTGATGCCGGCCCCGTCGGTGCCGGCGCCGCACGTGGCGCAGACGCTGCTCGAGACCATCGCGCGGCCGATGACGATCGAGGGGCACGAGATCCACCTCACCTGCGGCATCGGTATCGCCATGGCGCCCGCCGACGGCGACCGTGCCGACACGCTGCTGCGCCGCGCCAACGCCGCGTTGGAACAGGCCAAGCGGCTGGGCCGCAACCAGGTCAACGTCTATGCCGGCGCGCCGCATGATGACGACCCCGAACAGATGGCGCTGGAGACCGCGCTGCGCCATGCGCTGCGCGACGAGCAGTTCGAGCTGCACTACCAGCCCCAGGTGGATCTGGCGCAGGGCCGCATCGTCGGCGTCGAAGCGCTGCTGCGCTGGCAGCACCCGACGCTGGGGCGCATCTCCCCGGATCGTTTCATCCCGATCGCCGAGGAGACCGGCCTGATCGTTCCCATCGGCGACTGGGTGCTGCGCCACGCCATCGAGCAGGCCGCGGCCTGGCAACGCGCCAGGCTGCCACCGCTTCGCATGGCCGTCAATCTGTCGGCGCGCCAGCTGCTGCAGCCGGACCTGGCGCGACGCATCGAGGGCCTGCTCGCCGCAACCGGCCTCGACCCGCGGCGCTTCGGTGTCGAGGTCACCGAGAGCATGCTGATCGGCAACTTCGATCAGGCGGTGCAGCACCTGCGAGCGCTGCGTGCGCTCGGCGTCGAGGTCTCGCTCGACGACTTCGGCACCGGCTACTCGAGCCTGAGTTACCTGCGGCGGCTGCCGGTGGACGTCGTCAAGATCGACCGCTCGCTGGTGCCTGACGTCACCGCCCCGGCAGAAGACGTGTCGATCACGCGCGCCATCATCACGATGGCGCACCAGTTGCAGATGAAGGTGCTCGCCGAAGGCGTCGAAAGCGAAGGCCAGGCGGCACTGCTCGCCGCGAACCAGTGCGACCAGATGCAGGGCTGGTGGTTCAGTGCCGCACAGACGGCCGCAGCGATCGAGGCGATGCTGCGCGAGGGCCGGCAGATCGATCCGGCGCTGCTCGGCCGGCGTTCGCGGCAGCGCACCTTGCTGCTGGTCGACGACGAGGAGAACATCGTCGCCGCGCTGCGCCGACTGCTGCGCGCCGAAGGCTGGCTGCTGCTCGGCGCCACCGGCGCCGAAGAGGCGCTGCAGCTGATGGCACGGCACGAGGTCGACGTGATCCTGTCCGACCAGCGCATGCCGGGCATGACCGGCGTCGAGCTGCTGCGCCGTGCAAAGCAGCTGTACCCGGAAACGATCCGGCTGGTGCTCTCAGGCTACACCGAGCTGCAGTCGATCACCGACGCGATCAACGAGGGAGCGATCTACAAGTTTCTCGCCAAGCCCTGGGACGACGAGCAGCTGCGGACGCACCTGCGCGAGGCCTTCGCGTTGAAGGAGATGGCCGACCAGAACCGCCGCCTCGACGAGGAGGTGCAGGCTGCCAACCGCGAACTGGCCGAGCTGAACCGGCGGCTGCAGACACTGCTGAGTGCGCAGCGCGAGCAGAACGAGCGCGAGGTCGGCAGTCGCGAGGTGGCGCAGGAACTGCTGGATGCGGTGCCGGTGCCCGTGTTCGGCATCGACGACGAAAACCTGCTGGTGTTCGTCAACGCACCGGCGCGGGCGCTGTTCGGCCTGGATGGCAACCTGCTGGGTAGGCCGGCGGCCGAGCAGCTGCCGCAGACCTTGCGGCGGGCACTGGAGGGCGAGCCCCTGATGCTCACGCTGGCGGGTCGCCGCTGGTGGACGATGAGCCGGCCGTTGAGCGGGAACGCGCGCGGCCGCCTGTTGGTACTGCTGCCGCAAGCCGGCGCCTCGAAGTGACCGCCCCGGCCGTTCCCGGCACGCCGCCTGTCGTTGTGCCCGTCGCACCGGTGGCGTTGACGCACCTGTTCCGCCACAGCCTGCGCGACGGACGGGTGCATCCGCTGCTGCACGCGGTGCAGCGCTACCGCCAGGAAGCACCACGATGACCAGCACGATGACGCCCGCCCTGCGACCGATCTCCCGCGACGAACTGCTCGCCGCGCTGCGCGACTTGCCGCCGCTGCCGTCGGTGGTGCTCGAACTGGTCGAGTCGCTCGGCCACGACGAGCTCAGCGCCACGCAGTACGCGGCCAAGATCTCGCGCGACCAGGCACTGGCCGCCAGGACACTGCGCCTGGCCAACTCGTCGTTCTACGGGCGTGGCAGGCAGGTGCGCTCGGTCGCCGAGGCGATCGGCGTGCTCGGCCTGCGCACGGTGCGCGGTGTCGTCACTGCCGCCGGGCTGGCCGGTAGCTTCCGCCGCCACGCAGGATTCGACCACGACGCCTTCTGGCGCCACTCGATCGGCAGCGCCCTGTGCGCGCAGGCCCTGGCCGGTGAACTGCGACGCGACGACGCCGAGCTGGCGTTCACGGTCGGGCTGCTGCACGACATCGGCCGGCTGGCGCTCGCCAGCGCGTTTGCACCGGCCTATGCCGAGGTCGAGCAGTGGCGGCGCGACCAGGACTGCCCCGATGGCGAGGCCGAGCGCGCCGTGCTGGGCATTGATCACGCCGAAGTCGGCGGGCTGATCGCACGGCAGTGGAACTTCGCGCCGCCCATCGTCGACGCGATCCGCGAGCACCATGCACCGCCGGACGCCGCCGTGGTCACGCTGACGGGCATCGCGCATGTGGCCGATGCCATTGCCCATGCGCTCGGCCTGACCGGCGACGCCGACGAGGCGGTGCCTGCGCTGGTGCTGCCGGTCTGGGCCGCCTGCCGCCTCGACGACGCGGCCTGCATGCGGCTGTTCGCCCGCACCGAGGCGCAGTTCGAGACCGTCTGCGAAGCGCTGCTTCAATGAAGACCATGTCCAGGACCCCACCCGAGAGCGAGCTCATCTCGCTGCAGCGCGCCAACGAGGAACTGCGCGCGCTGAACCAGAGCCTGCACAGCGCGCAGGACCAGTTGCTGCAGTCCGAACGGCTGGCGTCGATCGGGCAGCTGGCGGCCGGCGTGGCGCACGAGATCAACAACCCGATCGGCTACGTGTTCTCGAACTTCGGCACGCTGGAGGCCTATCTCGAGCGCCTGTTCGAGATGCTCGAAGCCTACGAACAGGCCGAACCGGCACTGGCCGACAGCACCATCGCGGACCGGCTCGCGGCCTTGCGCGAGCGTGTCGAGCTCGACTACCTGAAGCAGGACATCCCGGCGCTGATGGCCGAGTCCAAGGAAGGCCTGTCGCGGGTCCGCAAGATCGTCCAGGACCTGAAGGACTTCTCGCGTGTCGACACCCACCAGGAGTGGGGCTGGGCTTCGCTGCACCAGGGCATCGACTCGACGCTGAACATCGTCGCCAACGAGATCAAGTACCGCGCCGACGTGAAGCGCGAGTACGGTGCCTTGCCCGACATCGAGTGCCTGCCGTCGGAGCTGAACCAGGTGTTCCTGAACCTGCTCGTCAACGCGGCCCATGCGATCGGCCCGCAGCGCGGCCTGATCGTCGTGCGCAGCGGCGATGCCGGGGACAAGGTGTGGGTCGAAGTCGAGGACAACGGCAGCGGGATCGCACCCGAACACCTGGCGCGCATCTTCGACCCCTTCTTCACCACCAAGCCGGTCGGCCGCGGCACCGGCCTGGGCCTGTCGCTGGCCTACGGCATCGTGCAGAAGCACCAGGGCCGCATCGACGTGCGCAGCGAACCGGGCCGCGGCTCGTGTTTCCGCGTCACGCTGCCGGTGCGGCGCCCGAGCGCCGAAGGCGGTTCGGCATGACGGCCGCAATCCCGGCGTGGACGGTGCTCGCCGTCGACGACGAGCCGAACATCCTGGCCGCGCTGCGGCGCCTGTTCCGCGCCACGGGCTGGCGCATCCTGACCGCCGCGCACGCCGAAGAGGCGCTCGCGCTGCTGGCCGCCGAACCCGTCGACGCCGTGCTGTCGGACATGCGCATGCCGGGCATGGACGGTGTGCAGTTCCTCGAGCGGGTCAGCCAGGGCTGGCCGCGTACCGCGCGATTGCTGCTGACGGGCCAGGCAGATCTGGGCTCGACGATCGCTGCCATCAACCGCGGCCGGCTGCACCGCTACATCACCAAGCCCTGGAATGACGAAGAGCTGGTGCTGACGCTGCGCCAGGTCGCCCAGAACCAGCAGCTCGAAGCCGACAAGCTGGCGCTGGAGCAGCTCACGCAACAGCAGAACGACGAGCTGAAGACGCTGAACTCGAGCCTGGAGATCCGCGTCGCCTTGCGCACCGAGGAACTCGCTGCCGCCAACCAACGGCTCAAGCGCAACTACCTGACGTCGATCAAGGCCTTTACCGCGCTGATCGAGCTGCGCGGCAGCGCCCAGGTCGGACACGCGCGCCAGGTGGCCGATCTGACCCGGCGCATCGCCCAGGCGATGACGCTGGATGCCGACACCACGCACGACCTGCCGATCGCCGCGCTGCTGCACGACATCGGCCACATCGGCCTCAGCGACGCGGTGCTGGCGCGACCGGTGAACCGGCTCGACAGCGACGAGCTGCGCCGCTACCGCCTGCACCCGGTGCTCGGGGAGCAGGCCTTGCTGGCCAGCGATGACATGCAGGGCGTGGCGCCGCTGATCCGCGCCCACCACGAGCGCTGGGACGGGCAAGGTTTCCCCGACGGCCTGCGCGGCGCGGCGATCCCGCTCGGGGCCCGCATCCTGGCGGTGGCCGACGCCTTCGAGGACTTGCGCAGTGGCAGGATCGACGGCCACGTCCTGAGCCCGCTGGATGCCCGCCGCACGGTCCTCGCCGCGCGCGGCAGCCAGTTCGACCCGAGCGTCGTCGATGCCTTCGCGGGCCTGTTCCCGGCGGCGCCCCCCAAGCCGGCCGTGACGACGCTGCGCCTGCGCACCGCGGACCTGCGCGCCGGGCAGACGCTGGCGCAGGATTTCGTGTCGCTTGAGGGCGTGCTGCTGCTATCGGCCGGCCAGCGGTTGAACGACGACCTGATCGGCCGCATTTGTGCCTTCGAGCGCAAACATGGCTTGGCGTTGACACTGGGCGTGCACGCGTCGCAAGGGGCCGGCCGGTGAAGCGGCTGCTGATCGTCGACGACCAGACACCGGTACTGCATGCCCTGCGTCGTCTTGTGCAACGGCACTTCAAGCCGCAGCAACTCGGCGTGGAAGTCTGCGCCGATCCTCTGCAGGCCCTGCAGCGCCTGCAGCAGGCGCACTTCGACGTGCTGATCAGCGACTACCGCATGCCGCGGCTGGACGGCGTGACGCTGCTTGCCCGCGCCAGAGAACTGGACCCGCGCATGGTGCGCATGATGCTCAGCGCGGCGGCCGACTTCGGCACGGTGCTGGCGGCAGTGAATCGCGCCGGGGTCTTTCGTTACATCACGAAGCCGTGGAGCGAATCGCAACTGATCGCCGACCTGCGTGCCGCACTGGTGTTCGACCCTTGCGCCGCCCCGAGCGCTGACGAGCGGGAACGGCGCCGACTCGAGGCGCTGGAGCCGGGCATCACGCAGGTCGAGTGGGGGCCGAACGGCGAAGTGCTGATGCCGGGCCACCTGCCGACGCGACCGGGCAAGCTGTGAGTCCGTCGCGGTACGAAGGTGGTTGGTTCGGAGGCGGTTCCCCCAGGCAGGAGTGCCCGGTTCCCCCGATTGTTCCCCCAGCCTGCGCTGGATGACCAAGCACGGCGCGAGACACCCAGAAACGACAAAGCCCCGTGGAACGGGGCTTTGCAGCGGATTCAGAGGCGTCTTGCGATGCTCTGATAGCGATCCTTGGCGGAGTCGGAGGGATTCGAACCCTCGATGCAAGTTTTAGCTCACATACTCCCTTAGCAGGGGAGCACCTTCGGCCTCTCGGTCACGACTCCAGCACGGGATGGATTATGCCGCAGGCACGGCGGCCGGCGCGTCGAGGTCGAAGGCCTTGTGCAACGCGCGCACCGCGAGCTCCATGTACTTCTCGTCGATCACGACGCTGGTCTTGATCTCGGAGGTGGAGATCATCTGGATGTTGATGCCCTCCTCCGACAGCACGCGGAACATGCGGCTGGCCACGCCCACGTGGCTGCGCATGCCGATGCCGACGATGCTGACCTTGCAGATCTTCGGGTCGCCCAGCACCTGGGCCGCGTTGATGACCGGCTGCACGGTGCCCTTCAGCAGTTCCATCGTGCGCGCGTAGTCGTTGCGGTGCACGGTGAAGGAGAAGTCGGTCTTGCCGTCGTGCGAGACGTTCTGGATGATCACGTCGATGTCGATGTTGGCCTCGGCCACCGGGCCGAGGATCTGGAACGCGATGCCCGGCTTGTCGGGTACGCCCATCACGGTGATCTTCGCCTCGTCGCGGTTGAAGGCGATGCCCGACACGACAGCTTGTTCCATGTTCTCGTCTTCCTCAAAGGTGATCAGGGTGCCGGACTTCGCTTCCTCGTCGAGCGGGATGTCCCAGGGCGTGAAGCTCGACAGCACGCGCAGCGGCACGCGGTACTTGCCGGCGAACTCGACCGAGCGGATCTGCAGCACCTTGGAGCCCAGGCTGGCCATCTCCAGCATTTCCTCGAAGCTGATCGCCGACAGGCGCCGGGCTTCGGGCACGACGCGCGGGTCGGTGGTGTAGACGCCGTCGACGTCGGTGTAGATCAGGCACTCGGCGGCCTTCATCGCCGCCGCGACCGCCACCGCCGAGGTGTCCGAGCCGCCACGGCCCAGCGTGGTGATGTGGCCGTCGCCGTCGATGCCCTGGAAGCCGGTGATGACCACCACCTTGCCAGCGGCCAGGTCGGCGCGCACACGCACGTCGTCGATGCTCTCGATGCGCGCCTTGGTGTAGGCGCTGTCGGTGCGGACCGGCACCTGCCAGCCGGTGTAGCTGACGGCCTGCAGGCCTTCGGCCTGCAGCGCGATGGCCAGCAGGCCGACCGAGACCTGCTCGCCGGTGGCGGCGATCATGTCGAGCTCGCGCGCCAGCTGCGGCGTGTGCGATGCGGGCGACAGCTCCTTCGCGAGGCCGAGCAGCCGGTTGGTCTCGCCGCTCATCGCGGAGGGCACGACCACCATCTGGTGGCCGGCGCGCGCCCATTTGGCGACGCGCTTGGCGACATTGCGGATGCGCTCGGTCGAGCCCATCGACGTGCCGCCGTACTTGTGAACGATCAGTGCCATGAGAAAAGCCGCGGCGGGAAAGTCGGTTGGGCGGGGTGCCCGGCGCCGCGAGCCCGGCATTTTAGCCGGCCGGCGCGGCATTCCCGGGTGCTCCGGACCGCTCAGCCCGTCGGCAGCGGTTCCCAGCGCAGCGCGAGCTGCGGCTCGCCGGGCGCGGCCATCGCCCGGGCGTCAACCCCCAGGCCGGGCACGAACAGCAACCGCCCATCACCGCCGTACAGCAGCGGACCGCCACGCGCCCAGGCCGGGACGGCGGCGGCCTGGTACTGCTTCTTGAGGCTTCGCGCCGGCCGACCGGCTTCCCCCTGGAACTGCTCGCCGCCACGTCGCGGCTGCAGGCTCAGCACCGCCAGCTGCGCCGCCGGCACGCCGCCGGCGCGCACCCGCTCGGCCACCAGCACGCCGCCCCAGCCGGGCAGGCGGTAGCGCCCGCCACGGCGGAGCGCGAGCGTGGTCTCGCGGACCGCCGGGGGCTCCCGCGTCGCGTCCGGCGTGGGCACGAAGCGCAGTTCGCCACGGTAACGGCGCAGTTCGCCGCCCTTCAGGGGCCAGCGGGCCGGCGCGCCGGCGGGCAGTTCGGCCATCAGCCGCTCCAGATCGGCGGCCGTCGGCGCCGTGACGCCGGCCTGCTGCAGCCACCGCCGCAGCGCGTGCACCGCGCGGTGCGGCGCCAGCTGCCGCCAGGCTGTGAGCGGGAGCACGTCGTTGGTCGCGGCGCAGGCCGCCAGGTCCAGAGCCGCCAGGTCGGCCACACAGGCTGCGGCCTGCTGGGCCCAGCGGGCGGCATCGGCGAGCGTGCCCTCGGCCTGCGGAAACGCCGCCTGCAGGGCCGGCCAGACCTGCAGCCGCAGGCGGTTGCGCGCGAAGCGCGGATCGTCGTTGCTGTCGTCGTCGATATAGCTCAGCCGATACCGGCGCACATAGGCCTCGATCGCCTCGCGCGGACGGGCCAGCCAGGGACGCGCCCAGGTGATGCCGTCACGTTCGATCGAGCGCGGCATGCCGGCCAGCCCGGCCACGCCGGCACCTCGCAAAGCCTGAAGCAGCAGGGTCTCGGCCTGGTCGCGCTGGTGGTGAGCCAGCAGCACGAGCGCCACGCCCTGCTCGACGGCGAGCGTGCGCAGCGCCGCATACCGAGCGGCACGCGCCACGGCTTCGAGGCTGTCACCGGACCGGCAGGCAAGCTGCACGCGCATCGCGCGAAAGCACACGGGCAGGCCGCGCCGCGCCCAGCGCCGGCACTGCGACTCGCAGTGCGCGAGCCAGGCATCGGCACGGGCACTCAGGCCGTGGTGCACATGCAGGGCATGGACCGTGAGGCCGCTGTCGCGGGCCGCGATCAGCGTGGCGTGCAGCAGCGCGGTGGAGTCGCGCCCACCGCTGTAGGCGACGGCCAGGCCGCGGGGCGGCTCAGCGCTCCTTGGTGTCGTTGTAGCGGCCGTAGCTCTTGAGCCGCTCATAGCGCTGGTTCAGCAGCTCGCGGGGCTTCAGGTCGGCGACCTGGCGCAGCGCGTCGTTGAGCGCGCGCTTGAGGTAGACCGCCATCTGCGCCGGATCGCGGTGGGCACCGCCGACCGGCTCGTTGACGATCTTGTCGACCAGGCCCAGCGCCTTGAGCCGGTGCGCGGTGATGCCCATCGCCTCGGCGGCGTCGGCCGCACGTTCGGCGGTCTTCCAGAGGATGGAGGCACAGCCCTCCGGCGAGATGACCGAATAGACCGAGTACTGCAGCATCAGCACCTGGTCGCCCACGCCGATGGCGAGCGCGCCGCCGGAGCCGCCCTCACCGATGATGGTGGTGATGATCGGCACCTCGAGCTGGGCCATCGCGAAGATGTTGTGGCCGATGGCCTCGGACTGGCCGCGCTCCTCGGCGCCGATGCCGGGGTAGGCGCCCGGCGTGTCGACGAAGGTGAACACCGGCAGGCCGAACTTCTGCGCCAGCGTCATCAGGCGCAGCGCCTTGCGGTAGCCCTCGGGCCGGCTCATGCCGAAGTTGCGCAGCGCGCGCTCCTTGGTGTCACGCCCCTTCTGGTGGCCGAGCACCATGCAGGCCTGGCCGTTGAAGCGCGCCAGGCCGCCGACGATGCTCTGGTCGTCGGCGAACGCGCGGTCGCCGTGCAGTTCCTGGAAGTCGGTGAACACATGGTTCACGTAGTCCAGCGTGTAGGGCCGCTGCGGATGGCGCGCGATCTGCGTCACCTGCCAGGGCGTCAGGCTCGAGTAGATGTCCTTGGTGAGCTGCAGGCTCTTCTTGGACAGGCGGTCGATCTCCTCGGAGATGTCGACCGCCGACTCGCTCTGCACGTAGCGCAGCTCGTCGATCTTGGTTTCGAGGTCGGCGATCGGCTGCTCGAACTCGAGAAAATGTTTCTTGCTCATCCCAAACGATCCTTTCTC is drawn from Methylibium petroleiphilum PM1 and contains these coding sequences:
- a CDS encoding response regulator; amino-acid sequence: MKRLLIVDDQTPVLHALRRLVQRHFKPQQLGVEVCADPLQALQRLQQAHFDVLISDYRMPRLDGVTLLARARELDPRMVRMMLSAAADFGTVLAAVNRAGVFRYITKPWSESQLIADLRAALVFDPCAAPSADERERRRLEALEPGITQVEWGPNGEVLMPGHLPTRPGKL
- a CDS encoding aspartate kinase is translated as MALIVHKYGGTSMGSTERIRNVAKRVAKWARAGHQMVVVPSAMSGETNRLLGLAKELSPASHTPQLARELDMIAATGEQVSVGLLAIALQAEGLQAVSYTGWQVPVRTDSAYTKARIESIDDVRVRADLAAGKVVVITGFQGIDGDGHITTLGRGGSDTSAVAVAAAMKAAECLIYTDVDGVYTTDPRVVPEARRLSAISFEEMLEMASLGSKVLQIRSVEFAGKYRVPLRVLSSFTPWDIPLDEEAKSGTLITFEEDENMEQAVVSGIAFNRDEAKITVMGVPDKPGIAFQILGPVAEANIDIDVIIQNVSHDGKTDFSFTVHRNDYARTMELLKGTVQPVINAAQVLGDPKICKVSIVGIGMRSHVGVASRMFRVLSEEGINIQMISTSEIKTSVVIDEKYMELAVRALHKAFDLDAPAAVPAA
- the tilS gene encoding tRNA lysidine(34) synthetase TilS → MSGSRATAATTTPRSAEPPRGLAVAYSGGRDSTALLHATLIAARDSGLTVHALHVHHGLSARADAWLAHCESQCRRWARRGLPVCFRAMRVQLACRSGDSLEAVARAARYAALRTLAVEQGVALVLLAHHQRDQAETLLLQALRGAGVAGLAGMPRSIERDGITWARPWLARPREAIEAYVRRYRLSYIDDDSNDDPRFARNRLRLQVWPALQAAFPQAEGTLADAARWAQQAAACVADLAALDLAACAATNDVLPLTAWRQLAPHRAVHALRRWLQQAGVTAPTAADLERLMAELPAGAPARWPLKGGELRRYRGELRFVPTPDATREPPAVRETTLALRRGGRYRLPGWGGVLVAERVRAGGVPAAQLAVLSLQPRRGGEQFQGEAGRPARSLKKQYQAAAVPAWARGGPLLYGGDGRLLFVPGLGVDARAMAAPGEPQLALRWEPLPTG
- a CDS encoding acetyl-CoA carboxylase carboxyltransferase subunit alpha: MSKKHFLEFEQPIADLETKIDELRYVQSESAVDISEEIDRLSKKSLQLTKDIYSSLTPWQVTQIARHPQRPYTLDYVNHVFTDFQELHGDRAFADDQSIVGGLARFNGQACMVLGHQKGRDTKERALRNFGMSRPEGYRKALRLMTLAQKFGLPVFTFVDTPGAYPGIGAEERGQSEAIGHNIFAMAQLEVPIITTIIGEGGSGGALAIGVGDQVLMLQYSVYSVISPEGCASILWKTAERAADAAEAMGITAHRLKALGLVDKIVNEPVGGAHRDPAQMAVYLKRALNDALRQVADLKPRELLNQRYERLKSYGRYNDTKER